One window of the Tachypleus tridentatus isolate NWPU-2018 chromosome 10, ASM421037v1, whole genome shotgun sequence genome contains the following:
- the AstCC gene encoding allatostatin double C, which translates to MMAFSSRFTMIIFTALLTTSFLFELALSYPTDQELDVDTTVLKDSLPKRSTMLLNKLMNALQNALQEDDIVSHQMELQRRGDGRKFWRCYFNAVSCFRRK; encoded by the exons ATGATGGCATTCTCTTCAAGATTCACTATGATTATTTTCACTGCCTTGCTTACTACAAGTTTCCTTTTTGAGTTAGCACTTTCGTATCCAACCGACCAAGAACTTGACGTTGACACAACAGTATTGAAA GACTCGCTTCCCAAGCGATCAACTATGTTACTGAACAAACTGATGAACGCCCTCCAAAACGCCCTGCAAGAAGACGATATAGTCAGTCATCAGATGGAGCTTCAGAGACGTGGGGATGGACGTAAATTTTGGAGGTGTTACTTTAACGCTGTCTCTTGTTTCCGGCGAAAGTAA